The Tenacibaculum jejuense genome includes a window with the following:
- a CDS encoding TlpA family protein disulfide reductase, with amino-acid sequence MRIILIILVVALITSCSNQTKNKNYLIEGDLVHLEAGCKISMNPNTKSDQKITVISSKEKFVFELNDSIDKGEYTLEIVNPKNSTKQNLYFWYNKQDLLFKGDFNQFKQIKVENDETNNITHKYYQVIDTYDRKMSKLLETVKDPDKLNVLVTKYFDSIQKDQKALIFKHSNNPFSLHKIVFLKNKFSSDNLSIVYNKLSDNLKKSTDGKLLRNYLSSKRVEIGKNFVDFKAKTIKGNYVKLSDYKGKIILLDFWANWCTWCHVQNKQEFTPLQAKYKNDLVIISYSLDETTEDWQEAIKKDSYKWENLSNLKGMNDPVSYIYKVNLLPHSFLIDKQGKVVKEFIGYEGENIIEAEIQKLINKS; translated from the coding sequence ATGAGAATTATCTTAATAATATTAGTTGTTGCCTTGATAACTTCATGTAGTAATCAAACAAAAAATAAAAACTATTTAATAGAAGGCGATTTAGTTCATCTTGAAGCTGGTTGTAAAATCAGTATGAATCCAAATACTAAAAGTGATCAAAAAATAACTGTAATTTCTTCTAAAGAGAAATTTGTTTTTGAACTAAATGATAGTATTGATAAAGGAGAATATACTTTAGAAATAGTTAATCCTAAAAATTCAACAAAACAAAATTTGTATTTCTGGTACAATAAACAAGATTTACTTTTTAAGGGAGATTTTAATCAGTTTAAGCAAATAAAAGTCGAGAATGACGAAACTAATAATATTACTCATAAATATTATCAAGTTATTGATACTTATGATCGTAAAATGTCAAAGTTATTAGAGACAGTTAAAGATCCTGATAAGTTAAATGTTTTGGTTACTAAATACTTTGATTCCATTCAAAAAGATCAAAAAGCACTTATCTTTAAGCATAGTAATAATCCGTTTTCATTACATAAAATTGTATTTCTAAAGAATAAATTTTCTTCAGATAATTTATCAATAGTATATAATAAGTTAAGTGATAATCTTAAGAAATCTACAGATGGAAAATTGCTTCGTAATTATCTTTCTTCTAAAAGAGTAGAAATAGGTAAAAACTTCGTTGATTTTAAAGCAAAAACGATTAAAGGAAATTATGTTAAGTTATCAGATTATAAAGGCAAAATAATTCTATTAGACTTTTGGGCTAATTGGTGTACTTGGTGTCATGTTCAAAACAAACAAGAATTTACTCCTTTACAAGCCAAATATAAAAATGACTTAGTTATTATAAGTTACTCATTAGATGAAACAACAGAAGATTGGCAAGAAGCTATAAAAAAAGACAGCTATAAATGGGAGAATTTATCGAATTTGAAAGGAATGAATGATCCTGTCAGTTATATATATAAAGTAAATTTACTACCTCATAGTTTTTTAATTGATAAGCAAGGGAAAGTGGTTAAAGAGTTTATTGGATATGAAGGAGAGAATATAATTGAAGCTGAAATTCAAAAACTGATAAACAAATCATAA
- a CDS encoding slipin family protein produces the protein MKRVRIHLGKVGLVFKNGNYQKVITEGVHWLGFNQSILIYDLSHQFHTTVATEILLKDEALVSLLDIVEVKDNELVLVYENDNFKSILSAGRYLFWKGLINRKFQKVDTSKIYITEHIDKSLFSNYELAKYIRAFEVFSYEKAVLLVDDLYTKTLTGGTYRFWRNNTSVKISKVDMRQLQLEIAGQELLTKDKANIRINFYTNYKVTDIEKALLENKDYEKQLYVAMQLALRKYIGQYSLDELLENKEDVSKVVLEASVEVAKKLGVKILDCGIRDIILPGDMKEIMNQVLVAQKKAQANIITRREETASTRSLLNTAKLMEENEMLYKLKEMEYVEKIADKIGEISVSGNGNMVKQLKEIFAVNK, from the coding sequence ATGAAAAGAGTAAGAATTCACTTAGGAAAAGTTGGCTTAGTTTTCAAAAATGGAAACTACCAAAAAGTAATTACTGAAGGAGTACACTGGTTAGGATTTAATCAAAGTATACTGATTTACGATTTATCGCATCAATTTCATACTACTGTAGCTACAGAAATCTTACTAAAAGATGAAGCTTTAGTTAGTTTACTAGATATAGTTGAAGTTAAAGATAATGAGCTAGTGCTAGTCTATGAAAATGATAACTTTAAATCTATACTTTCTGCAGGTAGATATTTATTTTGGAAAGGTTTGATTAACAGAAAATTTCAGAAAGTAGACACAAGTAAAATTTATATTACAGAACACATAGACAAATCATTATTTTCAAATTATGAACTAGCAAAGTATATAAGAGCTTTTGAAGTATTTTCTTATGAAAAAGCTGTTTTACTTGTAGATGATTTGTACACAAAAACACTAACAGGTGGAACTTACAGATTCTGGAGAAATAATACTTCAGTAAAGATAAGCAAAGTAGATATGCGTCAGTTACAACTTGAAATTGCTGGTCAGGAATTATTAACTAAAGATAAAGCTAATATTAGAATCAACTTTTACACGAATTATAAAGTTACTGATATTGAAAAAGCTTTACTAGAGAATAAAGACTATGAAAAGCAATTGTATGTTGCAATGCAATTAGCATTAAGAAAATATATTGGACAATATTCTTTAGATGAATTATTAGAAAACAAAGAAGACGTTTCGAAAGTTGTTTTAGAAGCTTCTGTTGAAGTAGCTAAAAAACTTGGTGTGAAAATCTTAGACTGTGGAATTAGAGATATTATTTTACCTGGTGATATGAAAGAAATTATGAACCAGGTTTTAGTTGCACAAAAGAAAGCACAAGCTAATATTATTACTCGTAGAGAAGAAACAGCTTCAACAAGAAGTTTACTGAATACAGCTAAATTAATGGAAGAAAATGAAATGCTGTATAAATTAAAGGAAATGGAATATGTAGAAAAAATTGCTGATAAAATTGGTGAGATTTCTGTTTCTGGAAATGGAAATATGGTAAAACAGCTAAAAGAAATATTTGCTGTAAATAAATAA
- a CDS encoding tetratricopeptide repeat-containing sensor histidine kinase translates to MNAIVDVDKALQYGNSQLSGASIACKAQIYRILGVKYHLKRELDSSLYAFNKAAELSKKINKYENVAYAYSQKAFLLTTKNNEEKATLALQNAREALKKAPNSTEWSTYYSARAKLADKNKAYKKAIIYLDSAIQLSKKLEKPFDLTTIYHNKGVYYIRLANYEKATAQLMKTLALKEEKKMGPNSIANTLYLIGICNMRLEKYKNASIFYKRAIANSKKGNNKYIRLLSFIEISIAYRGLKKNNIALQFLDSAEVIGKNMENNARLSQIYSEKGIILSENKKRLKEAEKYLKGAYALGKTSSNYLVTISSIDRMVNFYLDQKNYPKVKLYLEDLKHTISITDIAYSKEAMHKYYSEYYENTGKPTLALEHFKKYHKIRDSIANKETKTKVADLEKKYDSQKKELVIANLTEQKELQNLKIQKSEAKKNTYLIITLSLLILLFTGIWAYSKLKKQRKELIAVNQIKNRLFSIIAHDLRSMILPFQRSGKILKYHIKKGNYDKTVVLSEQLEANSQRLSNTLDNLLDWSLKQLNGYKMNPIYISVKEELLEIISGYEQQANYKKTVIEIESEENIEILFDKGAFHVIFRNLISNALKYTEQGLIKISFKKEYDDFICNIKDTGVGMSSEQIASIFNLENKNTTTGTHGEKGTGLGLKLVHRFIEINKGNIKVSSEKEKGTLFEMRIPIVPESELEVV, encoded by the coding sequence ATGAATGCTATAGTAGATGTAGATAAGGCCTTACAATATGGAAATTCACAATTATCTGGGGCTAGTATAGCTTGTAAAGCTCAAATTTATAGAATTTTAGGAGTAAAATATCATTTAAAAAGAGAGCTAGATTCTTCTTTATATGCTTTTAATAAGGCTGCAGAATTGAGCAAGAAAATAAATAAATATGAAAATGTTGCGTATGCCTATTCTCAGAAAGCATTTTTATTAACCACAAAAAATAATGAAGAAAAAGCTACATTAGCTTTACAAAACGCTCGAGAAGCTTTAAAAAAAGCTCCTAACAGTACGGAATGGTCTACTTACTATTCTGCAAGAGCTAAATTAGCCGATAAAAATAAAGCTTATAAAAAAGCAATTATTTATTTAGACTCTGCTATTCAGCTTTCTAAAAAATTGGAAAAACCATTTGATCTAACTACAATTTACCATAATAAAGGAGTCTATTATATTAGACTAGCTAATTATGAAAAAGCTACAGCTCAATTAATGAAAACCTTAGCACTCAAAGAGGAAAAAAAAATGGGGCCAAATTCAATTGCTAATACATTGTATTTAATAGGAATATGCAATATGCGATTAGAAAAATATAAAAACGCATCTATATTCTATAAAAGAGCTATAGCAAATTCAAAAAAAGGAAATAATAAATACATTAGGCTTTTATCATTTATAGAAATCAGTATTGCATATCGTGGACTTAAGAAGAATAATATTGCTTTACAGTTTTTAGATTCTGCAGAAGTAATTGGAAAAAACATGGAGAATAATGCTAGATTATCTCAAATTTATAGCGAAAAAGGAATAATTTTATCTGAAAATAAAAAAAGATTAAAAGAAGCTGAAAAATATTTGAAGGGTGCTTATGCACTTGGAAAAACATCAAGTAATTATTTAGTTACTATTTCTAGTATTGATCGAATGGTGAACTTCTATTTAGATCAAAAAAATTATCCTAAAGTTAAACTGTACCTAGAAGATCTTAAACACACTATTTCAATAACAGATATTGCTTATTCTAAAGAAGCAATGCACAAGTATTATAGTGAGTACTATGAAAATACTGGAAAACCTACCTTAGCTCTTGAGCATTTTAAAAAATATCATAAGATTAGAGATTCTATAGCTAACAAAGAAACTAAAACAAAAGTCGCTGATTTAGAAAAAAAATACGATAGCCAGAAAAAAGAGCTGGTTATAGCTAATTTGACAGAACAAAAAGAATTACAAAATTTAAAAATTCAAAAATCTGAAGCAAAGAAAAATACATATTTAATCATTACTTTATCATTATTAATACTACTGTTTACGGGAATTTGGGCGTATTCAAAATTAAAAAAACAACGAAAAGAATTAATCGCGGTAAATCAAATTAAGAATAGACTATTTTCTATCATTGCACATGATTTAAGAAGTATGATATTACCTTTTCAACGCTCAGGAAAAATTCTTAAATATCATATTAAAAAAGGAAACTACGATAAAACTGTGGTTTTATCTGAACAACTAGAAGCAAATTCACAACGCTTATCTAATACATTAGACAACCTCTTAGATTGGTCTTTAAAACAATTAAACGGTTATAAAATGAATCCGATTTACATTTCCGTTAAAGAAGAACTTTTAGAAATAATTTCTGGTTATGAACAACAAGCAAATTATAAAAAAACTGTAATAGAAATTGAATCTGAAGAGAATATTGAAATTTTATTTGATAAAGGTGCTTTTCATGTAATTTTTAGAAACTTAATTAGTAATGCTTTAAAATACACCGAACAAGGCTTAATTAAAATTTCATTTAAGAAAGAATATGATGATTTTATTTGCAATATAAAGGATACAGGTGTGGGAATGTCTTCAGAACAAATAGCATCTATTTTCAATCTAGAAAACAAAAACACCACTACAGGTACACATGGTGAAAAAGGTACAGGTTTAGGATTAAAATTAGTCCACCGTTTTATTGAAATCAATAAAGGAAATATTAAAGTTTCATCTGAGAAAGAAAAAGGAACCTTATTTGAAATGAGAATCCCAATTGTACCCGAATCTGAATTAGAGGTAGTTTAA
- a CDS encoding phosphatase PAP2 family protein produces the protein MTKKVFLKLVLILVFLSGKGIVQSQAPLNSSQQFHKTSGDVLVGLLPAVALTSTFIWKDKQKGTLQFTKSFMSTVVVTSVLKLIIDKERPNGESLNSFPSGHTSISFASATFIQKRYGWKYGIPAYVLASYVGFSRIEAKKHDGWDVLAGAAIGYGFSYLFTKPYDKNAQLQITSGVLDDTPTFGFRYTFK, from the coding sequence ATGACTAAAAAAGTATTTTTAAAATTAGTTTTAATCTTAGTGTTTTTATCTGGAAAAGGTATTGTTCAATCACAAGCTCCATTAAATTCTTCACAACAATTTCATAAAACTAGTGGAGACGTTTTGGTGGGATTATTACCAGCAGTAGCTTTAACTTCTACTTTTATCTGGAAAGATAAGCAAAAAGGAACTTTACAGTTTACAAAATCATTTATGAGTACTGTAGTAGTTACTTCAGTTTTGAAATTAATTATAGATAAAGAACGTCCTAACGGAGAAAGCTTAAATAGTTTTCCTTCAGGTCACACTTCAATATCATTTGCTAGTGCAACTTTTATTCAAAAAAGATATGGATGGAAATATGGGATTCCTGCTTATGTTCTCGCCAGTTATGTAGGTTTTTCTAGAATTGAAGCTAAAAAACATGACGGTTGGGATGTTTTAGCTGGAGCTGCAATTGGTTATGGTTTTAGTTATTTATTTACCAAACCATATGATAAAAATGCACAACTCCAAATAACATCAGGAGTTTTAGATGACACACCTACTTTTGGGTTTAGGTATACTTTTAAATAA
- a CDS encoding alpha-amylase family glycosyl hydrolase, giving the protein MKKIVLFLILCIHISLFAQQQNVTFSVSPTTFNEDEEITITVTNVNPAMWGVTDIYLWTWSFDINDDNIMDSPTNGTWTNSNEAQKLTNNGDGSYSISFTPTSLYNRTDIGRIGILVKAKNGTGDKKSQDQVFEVGKFQLTLTSPSSSPTIINSGDDVTITATASLNANFNLKANGASVNMQNNSTNYSFTTTVTATTDFELEAVNGTDTKTANFQVLVKPTVVEESLPSGIKDGLTLNPTDNTKATLVLYAPGKEFVHVIGDFNNWTLNDSYLLKKDTANDRFWIELTGLTPQTNHMYQFLIDGSLRVADPYSTVVLTESNDQFINATTYPDLPAYPTGKTNHAVTLLRTGDTPYAWEVTNFNRPAKTDLVIYEVLLRDFDQLHSFDALKARLDYIQGLGVNAIELMPVSEFDGNESWGYNPSFHMALDKYYGTQNAFKALVDECHKRGIAVILDVVYNHATGQNPFYRMWNTDNGNYGGQASADSPFFNATAKHSFNVFNDFNHSQQATKDYVKRTVQYWIEEYNIDGFRWDLTKGFTQNCSGSDDACTNRMQPDRVAVLKEYADYQWDIDSDFYVIFEHLGTNQEESEWVNYRLAEGKGIMMWSNLNSNYNETTLGFHSGGKSDFSWIDYRNRGWTVPANIAYMESHDEQRLMFKNLQFGNSNSTYNVKDLATALNRITSAGAFYFTVPGPKMIWQFGELGYDVDIDFNGRTGNKPIRWEYADEVNRKAIYDVWAKLIALKKQEDIFRTSDFTLDVNNANGLKKIQLTNDNTSDDLQYVTIIGNFGITAQAINPSFQQTGTWYDLLDETKTINVTNTNATLALQPGEFRIFGSDAVTLSTEDIENNEDVLRVYPNPSKGFISINKEVSDVKIYDISGKQVLYFKGNYNKNHTFSLQQLSQGLYFIKGKNNNNLFSYKLLVK; this is encoded by the coding sequence ATGAAGAAAATAGTACTTTTTTTAATCCTTTGTATTCATATTTCATTATTTGCGCAACAGCAAAACGTAACGTTTTCTGTGTCCCCCACAACTTTTAATGAAGATGAAGAGATTACTATTACTGTTACTAATGTAAATCCTGCAATGTGGGGAGTAACAGATATTTATTTATGGACTTGGTCTTTTGATATTAATGATGATAACATCATGGATTCTCCTACTAATGGAACTTGGACGAATTCTAACGAAGCTCAAAAGCTAACTAACAATGGAGATGGTAGTTATTCAATTAGTTTCACCCCTACTTCATTGTACAACAGAACTGATATTGGCCGAATAGGAATACTTGTTAAAGCTAAAAATGGTACTGGAGATAAAAAATCTCAAGATCAAGTATTTGAAGTTGGTAAATTTCAATTAACATTAACTTCACCTAGCTCTTCTCCTACCATTATTAATTCAGGAGATGATGTGACAATAACGGCTACAGCTAGTTTAAATGCTAACTTTAATTTAAAAGCTAATGGTGCTTCTGTAAATATGCAAAATAACAGTACTAATTATAGCTTTACTACAACTGTTACAGCTACAACAGATTTTGAGTTAGAAGCCGTAAACGGTACTGATACAAAAACAGCTAATTTTCAAGTTCTTGTAAAACCTACTGTAGTTGAAGAGAGTCTTCCTTCAGGAATAAAAGATGGATTAACATTAAATCCAACAGATAATACAAAAGCTACTTTAGTTTTATATGCTCCTGGGAAAGAGTTTGTTCATGTTATTGGAGATTTTAATAATTGGACGTTAAATGATTCTTATTTATTAAAAAAAGACACAGCTAATGATCGTTTTTGGATTGAATTAACAGGTTTAACTCCACAAACAAATCATATGTATCAGTTTTTGATTGATGGTTCTTTACGTGTAGCAGATCCCTACTCTACTGTTGTTTTAACTGAGAGTAACGATCAATTTATAAATGCTACTACTTATCCTGATTTACCTGCTTATCCGACAGGAAAAACAAATCATGCTGTTACATTATTAAGAACTGGAGATACACCATATGCTTGGGAAGTAACCAATTTTAATCGTCCAGCTAAAACTGATTTGGTAATATATGAGGTTTTATTACGTGATTTTGATCAATTACATAGTTTCGATGCTTTAAAAGCTAGATTAGATTATATTCAAGGTTTAGGTGTAAATGCTATTGAATTAATGCCTGTTAGTGAATTTGATGGAAATGAATCTTGGGGATACAATCCTTCATTTCATATGGCCTTAGATAAATATTACGGAACTCAAAATGCTTTTAAAGCATTAGTTGACGAATGTCATAAACGAGGAATCGCAGTGATTTTAGATGTTGTATATAATCATGCAACAGGACAGAACCCTTTCTACAGAATGTGGAATACTGACAACGGAAATTATGGCGGACAAGCTTCTGCTGATAGTCCTTTCTTTAATGCAACTGCAAAACATTCTTTCAACGTGTTTAACGATTTCAATCATAGTCAACAAGCCACTAAAGATTATGTAAAACGTACAGTGCAATATTGGATTGAAGAATATAATATTGATGGCTTCAGATGGGATTTAACAAAAGGATTTACGCAGAATTGTTCTGGATCAGATGATGCTTGTACCAATAGAATGCAACCAGATAGAGTTGCTGTTTTAAAAGAATACGCAGATTATCAATGGGATATCGATTCTGATTTTTATGTAATTTTTGAACACCTAGGAACCAATCAAGAAGAATCAGAATGGGTAAATTATCGTTTAGCTGAAGGAAAAGGAATTATGATGTGGAGCAATTTAAACTCTAATTATAACGAAACTACCTTAGGGTTTCATTCTGGTGGAAAATCTGACTTTTCATGGATAGATTATAGAAATCGTGGCTGGACTGTTCCTGCAAATATCGCTTATATGGAAAGTCATGACGAACAACGTTTAATGTTCAAAAATTTACAGTTTGGAAATTCTAATAGCACTTATAATGTAAAAGATTTAGCAACTGCCTTAAATAGAATTACAAGTGCAGGCGCTTTTTATTTTACAGTTCCAGGACCAAAAATGATTTGGCAATTTGGTGAATTAGGTTACGATGTAGATATTGATTTTAATGGTAGAACAGGAAATAAACCAATTCGTTGGGAATATGCAGACGAAGTGAACAGAAAAGCTATTTACGATGTTTGGGCAAAACTAATTGCTTTAAAAAAACAAGAGGATATTTTTAGAACTTCCGATTTCACTTTAGATGTTAATAACGCAAATGGTTTAAAGAAAATTCAACTGACAAATGATAATACTTCAGATGATTTACAATATGTTACAATCATTGGTAACTTCGGAATTACAGCTCAAGCAATAAATCCATCATTTCAACAAACAGGAACTTGGTACGATTTATTAGATGAAACTAAAACTATAAATGTAACCAATACCAATGCTACTCTAGCACTACAACCAGGTGAATTTAGAATTTTTGGTAGTGATGCAGTAACGTTATCTACAGAAGATATTGAAAATAATGAAGATGTATTACGTGTATATCCAAATCCTTCAAAAGGTTTTATTTCTATAAACAAAGAAGTTTCCGATGTAAAAATCTATGATATTTCTGGGAAACAAGTTTTATATTTTAAAGGAAATTACAATAAGAATCATACATTCTCTTTACAGCAATTATCACAAGGATTATATTTCATTAAAGGGAAAAATAACAATAATTTGTTTTCTTATAAATTGCTAGTCAAATAA
- a CDS encoding ribonuclease H-like YkuK family protein produces the protein MKTVKQKWRNFSGKEFCEPITTLIEKAIVREQSEGYNLKICVGSDSQAYKSHIEYATAIVVLREGKGGFMFMRNLKGTKQISIKERMLKEVTMSVETAYAICNILDKYNVSLEVHADINTDPKFQSNVALKDAMGYILGMGFEFKAKPYAFASSSCADKVV, from the coding sequence ATGAAAACTGTAAAACAAAAATGGAGAAATTTTAGTGGTAAAGAGTTCTGTGAACCAATAACCACACTTATTGAAAAAGCAATTGTAAGAGAACAAAGTGAAGGTTACAATTTAAAAATTTGTGTGGGATCAGATTCACAAGCATATAAGTCACATATTGAATATGCAACAGCTATTGTTGTGTTACGCGAAGGTAAAGGTGGATTTATGTTTATGAGAAACCTAAAAGGAACTAAACAGATTAGCATTAAAGAAAGAATGCTTAAAGAAGTTACGATGTCTGTAGAAACAGCGTATGCTATCTGTAATATTTTAGATAAATACAATGTTTCATTAGAGGTTCATGCAGATATTAATACAGATCCTAAATTTCAATCAAACGTTGCTCTAAAAGATGCTATGGGATATATTTTAGGAATGGGGTTTGAATTTAAAGCTAAACCTTATGCATTTGCAAGTTCATCTTGTGCAGATAAAGTAGTGTAA
- a CDS encoding 3'-5' exonuclease: MKLRGNKIIVIDIEATCWNGKIPAGQVNEIIEFGISELDIESGEISKNKGILVKPERSEVSPFCTELTTITQDLLDKEGISFKEACRQIREDYNAKEYVWANYGAYDLKMIQNQCKIRGVEYPLSQEHVNVKELFAEVKALRRKVGMKGALHILDIPLEGTHHRGVDDAKNIAKILHWCLRNS, translated from the coding sequence ATGAAATTAAGAGGAAATAAAATAATTGTAATAGATATAGAAGCTACTTGTTGGAATGGCAAAATTCCAGCAGGACAAGTAAATGAAATTATAGAATTTGGTATCAGTGAATTAGATATCGAATCAGGAGAAATTTCAAAAAATAAAGGAATTTTAGTCAAACCAGAACGTTCAGAAGTAAGTCCGTTTTGTACAGAATTGACTACCATTACTCAGGATTTGTTAGATAAAGAAGGGATTTCATTTAAGGAAGCTTGCCGACAAATTCGAGAAGATTATAACGCTAAAGAATATGTTTGGGCAAATTATGGGGCCTATGATTTAAAAATGATTCAAAATCAGTGTAAGATCAGAGGTGTTGAATATCCTTTATCGCAAGAACATGTTAATGTAAAAGAACTCTTTGCTGAAGTAAAAGCTTTACGACGCAAAGTTGGCATGAAAGGAGCTTTACATATTTTGGATATTCCTTTAGAAGGAACGCATCATAGAGGTGTAGATGATGCAAAGAACATTGCAAAAATTTTGCATTGGTGTTTAAGAAACTCATAG
- a CDS encoding SusE domain-containing protein: protein MKTILNKLSFTVIAVMLFFTACETEENITVTSPDPTFELEMPGISNVFLNFSLPDNPAFTITWKDQVTSSSSYEVEMATDDTFTTPIALGSTSDNSFSMTVTSFNEAINNAGITNFDNIPVFMRVKAGDQTSNQILFLVTTYPINAPTFDSGLSDGDSFTLSLDMNDQNALELVINDPVLNANIGVTVQYFLEAAAVGTNFATIEELGTSTDNANINITHAKLNTVAQALGIAPDTTGDIEIRLRSVITNGTSDTLERIGTPITVTVGTYLTVLDLSTTWGIVGSAANDWGATPDLPFFKTDVDGVLAAYVTLIDGEIKFRENNDWAVNYGDTGADGSIELNGDNIAVTAGSYKVTLNFNDNTYTLENFSLGIVGSAYNDWGATPDFMLEYDQYSDVFRGIVTLLDGEMKLRMNNDWAVNYGDTGADGSIELNGDNIAVTAGIYIVTVDLNNNNYTLEPITNVWGLVGSAFNDWGATPDAQFTRDWSRPFGDVWILRDVELLDGEFKFRANNDWAVNYGDTGGDGTLELGGDNLTATAGTYTIILDFSDAANPTYTIQP from the coding sequence ATGAAAACAATATTAAATAAACTATCTTTCACAGTAATAGCCGTAATGCTTTTCTTTACTGCTTGTGAAACAGAAGAGAATATTACCGTTACTTCACCTGATCCTACTTTTGAGTTGGAAATGCCAGGAATATCTAATGTATTTTTAAATTTTTCATTACCTGATAATCCAGCATTTACAATCACTTGGAAAGATCAAGTTACTTCTTCTTCATCATATGAAGTTGAAATGGCGACAGATGATACTTTTACTACTCCAATAGCATTGGGAAGTACGTCAGATAATTCATTTTCTATGACTGTTACTTCTTTTAATGAGGCTATTAATAATGCTGGAATCACAAATTTTGATAATATTCCTGTATTTATGCGAGTAAAAGCAGGAGATCAAACTAGTAATCAAATCTTATTTTTAGTTACTACCTACCCTATAAATGCTCCTACTTTTGATAGCGGTTTATCTGATGGTGATTCTTTTACATTATCATTAGATATGAATGATCAAAATGCACTTGAATTGGTAATTAACGATCCTGTTTTAAATGCTAACATAGGAGTTACTGTTCAATACTTCTTAGAAGCTGCAGCTGTAGGAACTAATTTTGCTACAATTGAAGAATTAGGTACTAGTACAGATAATGCGAATATCAATATCACACATGCTAAATTAAATACAGTTGCACAAGCTTTAGGAATTGCTCCTGATACAACTGGAGATATTGAAATTCGTTTACGTTCTGTAATTACTAATGGTACTAGTGATACATTAGAAAGAATTGGCACACCAATAACAGTAACTGTAGGTACTTATTTAACTGTATTAGATTTATCTACTACTTGGGGAATTGTTGGTTCAGCTGCTAATGACTGGGGAGCAACTCCAGATTTACCTTTCTTTAAGACTGATGTAGATGGAGTATTAGCTGCTTATGTTACTTTAATTGATGGTGAAATCAAATTCAGAGAGAATAACGATTGGGCTGTAAATTATGGTGATACTGGTGCTGATGGTTCTATCGAATTAAACGGTGATAATATTGCTGTTACTGCTGGTTCATATAAAGTAACATTAAATTTTAATGATAACACCTATACACTTGAAAATTTCTCTTTAGGAATTGTAGGTTCTGCTTACAATGATTGGGGAGCAACTCCAGACTTCATGTTAGAATATGATCAATATTCAGATGTTTTTAGAGGTATTGTTACTCTACTAGATGGAGAAATGAAGTTAAGAATGAATAATGACTGGGCAGTGAATTATGGTGATACTGGTGCTGATGGTTCTATTGAATTAAATGGTGATAATATTGCCGTTACTGCTGGTATTTACATTGTTACTGTAGATTTAAATAATAACAATTATACTTTAGAACCAATCACAAATGTATGGGGACTTGTAGGTTCTGCATTTAACGATTGGGGAGCAACTCCAGATGCACAGTTCACAAGAGATTGGTCTAGACCATTTGGTGATGTTTGGATTTTAAGAGATGTAGAATTATTGGATGGTGAATTTAAATTTAGAGCAAATAACGATTGGGCTGTAAATTATGGTGATACTGGTGGTGATGGTACATTAGAATTAGGTGGTGATAATTTAACTGCAACTGCAGGAACTTATACTATCATATTAGATTTTTCTGATGCCGCTAATCCAACATATACGATTCAACCTTAA